The following are from one region of the Nostoc cf. commune SO-36 genome:
- a CDS encoding S1 RNA-binding domain-containing protein, translating to MNSESKLSQTANSSFTMDDFAKALEKHDYQFQKGQLVHGKVFQLDHDGAYVDIGGKSSAFLPRDEASLRAVTDLSEVLPLQEEMQFLIIRDQDAEGQVTLSRKQLEIQHIWERLTEMQENAQTVQVRVMGVNKGGVTVDILSLRGFIPRSHLAERDNLEALKGQNLTVGFLEINRNTNKLILSQRLATRSSNFSLLELGQLVEGKITGIKPFGVFVDLNGMSALLHIKQVSQKFIDSLEKVFQVGQPIKAVIIDLDEGKGRVALSTRVLENFPGEVLENMDEVMASAEVRANRANNKVSE from the coding sequence GAATCGAAACTTTCTCAAACAGCCAATTCGTCCTTTACAATGGACGATTTTGCCAAAGCACTAGAAAAACACGACTACCAATTTCAAAAGGGACAGCTTGTACATGGCAAAGTGTTCCAACTTGACCATGATGGAGCTTATGTGGATATTGGTGGCAAGTCGTCAGCTTTTCTGCCACGCGATGAGGCTTCTTTGAGAGCAGTTACCGATTTATCGGAAGTGCTGCCATTGCAAGAGGAAATGCAATTTTTGATTATCCGAGATCAGGATGCAGAAGGGCAAGTTACCCTTTCTCGCAAGCAGTTGGAAATTCAGCACATCTGGGAACGACTGACCGAAATGCAGGAAAATGCTCAGACTGTGCAAGTACGGGTTATGGGTGTGAATAAAGGTGGTGTCACCGTCGATATTCTTTCTTTGCGGGGATTTATCCCGCGATCGCACCTGGCAGAGCGTGATAATTTAGAAGCACTCAAAGGTCAAAATCTGACTGTCGGCTTTTTGGAAATTAATCGCAACACCAATAAACTCATTCTTTCTCAACGTTTAGCAACTCGTTCTAGCAACTTCAGCTTATTAGAACTAGGTCAACTAGTAGAAGGCAAAATTACTGGCATCAAACCTTTTGGTGTATTTGTCGATTTAAATGGGATGAGCGCCTTACTTCATATCAAGCAGGTAAGCCAAAAATTCATTGATTCTTTAGAAAAAGTATTTCAAGTTGGTCAGCCAATTAAAGCTGTAATTATTGACTTGGATGAAGGTAAAGGGCGGGTTGCTCTTTCTACCAGAGTTTTGGAAAACTTTCCTGGCGAAGTGCTAGAGAATATGGATGAAGTCATGGCTTCAGCTGAGGTGCGTGCTAATAGAGCTAATAACAAAGTATCTGAATAG
- a CDS encoding fatty acid desaturase family protein, producing the protein MNVNPDQTLIHQKIYAKELRSLMPPEAFIPDPSKLIILFINLAILILGWMIAARLDCWPPYLLWLYLPLSIIMGNSVVVLLFSTHDLMHGSVIKNPRLTYIISFLGLTMLWMPPTLWKAVHNRVHHNHTNDLDDPDRNYLYEQPSTWGKWIQDLFVPSTEVNPIWFIVGMTSAWGVHTFRNVTSVLFFNHESVDYVPAAFTVSAKDRRAIAGELLMMIVIHLSILIYLQFEPIKLIFGYFLPIAIGYAGVIFYIYTNHLLCPMTNVNDPLINSMSLRVHKIFDLLHLNFSHHTEHHLFPGMNSDYYVLVRDLLETHYSESFNLLDAGEAWYLLLQTPRHYKDEITLTDWSGEKSVPCPTSDN; encoded by the coding sequence ATGAATGTTAATCCCGATCAGACACTGATTCATCAGAAAATATATGCGAAAGAATTACGTTCCCTGATGCCACCTGAAGCATTTATCCCCGATCCAAGTAAGTTAATTATCTTATTCATTAATCTAGCAATTTTGATTCTAGGCTGGATGATAGCAGCGCGGTTAGATTGTTGGCCGCCATACCTTTTATGGCTTTATCTACCTTTAAGCATAATTATGGGCAATAGCGTGGTTGTCTTATTGTTCAGCACCCATGATTTGATGCATGGTAGCGTGATTAAAAACCCCCGGTTAACTTATATCATTAGCTTTCTAGGGTTAACAATGTTGTGGATGCCACCAACGCTGTGGAAAGCAGTTCATAATCGAGTACATCATAATCACACTAATGATTTAGACGACCCCGATCGCAATTACTTATATGAACAGCCTTCAACCTGGGGAAAATGGATTCAGGACTTATTTGTGCCTTCAACTGAAGTCAATCCTATATGGTTCATAGTGGGAATGACTTCTGCTTGGGGAGTACATACTTTTCGCAATGTGACATCTGTGCTATTTTTCAATCATGAATCCGTCGATTATGTTCCTGCTGCATTTACAGTTAGTGCTAAAGATCGTCGAGCGATCGCAGGGGAATTATTGATGATGATTGTGATTCATCTAAGTATCCTAATCTATCTTCAATTTGAACCCATAAAGCTCATATTTGGTTACTTTTTACCGATTGCAATTGGTTATGCTGGAGTAATTTTTTATATTTATACAAATCATTTACTTTGTCCGATGACTAACGTTAATGATCCACTAATTAATAGTATGTCTCTCCGGGTTCACAAAATATTTGATCTCTTACATTTAAATTTTTCTCACCATACCGAACATCATCTTTTCCCAGGAATGAACTCTGACTATTATGTTCTGGTTAGGGATTTATTAGAAACTCACTATTCTGAAAGTTTCAATTTATTGGATGCTGGGGAGGCTTGGTATTTGCTGCTGCAAACTCCTC